The genomic stretch GGGAGCGCCGAAATCTTTGGTCGGAGTTATTATTGCAGGCGTTGTACTTCTTCCGGAAGGGCTGGCGGCTATTCGTGCGGCGAGAAATAACCAGTTTCAGTCGAGTTTAAACTTGGCTTTAGGATCTGCATTAGCAAGTATTGGATTGAGTATTCCTGCGATTTCTGCAGTAAGTATTATGTATGATATTCCTTTGGTGTTGGGTCTTGATAAAAAGGATATTATTCTTCTTACTTTGTCGGTGTTTATCGTCATGCTATCCTTAAGCAGAGGAAAAACCAATATATTGTACGGAACCGTTCTCTTAGTCAATTTGGCAGCGTACATTTTCACGGTAATTGTGCCTTAATTTGTAATTCGAAAAAGAAAATTCGTAGCTCAAACTAAAGTTTTCTGGCCATTTCCATTTTATAAGCCATTAAATTGGCTATATTTTCAGACTTTGTGATTGCCATAGAAGCATTTTGACCTGTGAAATTTTCCTCAATCGTCTGTTTCCACAATGCAAGCCATTTTTCAAAATGCTTTTTCTCCATCGCTTCCATTTGGTTGATAGGGAAATGCACCGCCATGGGATTTCCTTTATAGCTCATCTGTCCAAAAAGAATACTTTCCCAGAACGAATACATTTTTGGCAAATGCTTATCCCAATCTACTTTTATAACGTCTTTAAAGAAGAAACCAATCGTCTCATCCTTTACCACTTTGTTGTAAAATGAATTCACCAATAATTCTATATCTTCTCTTGATTCTAACTTTTTCATTGCAATGAATTTTCCTTATCAAATTTAGTTTAATTCTAAATCCTAAAGAAGACAATCTAATTGATAAGTTTCATGAAAACAATATTTTATCTTTGCTAAATTAAATTTAAGACCGCGCAAATGAATTTCTAAATATGGCAAAAGGTTTCAGGAAAAAAATTCGTCAGGAAAACACTGAAAACAGTGGCTTCGGAAGTCTTGCTTCGGGAAGATTCATCAATAAAGACGGGCTTCCGAATGTGAGAAGAAGAGGCATCAATGTCTTCAACAGGCTGAGTTGGTATCATACGATGCTTAATTTGTCGTCGTTTCGGTTTATTACGTATCTGGTAGTGATGTATATTCTTATCAATTTGGTTTTTGCATTTATTTATTACCTGATCGGTGTAGAGCATCTTACAGGAATCGATAAAAGTAACCCTTTAGACGAGTTTATTGATGTGTTTTTCTTCAGTTCGCAAACCTTTACGACGGTTGGCTATGGAAGAATTGCTCCTGTTGGTTTTATGGCGAGTTTAGTTGCCACCTTTGAGGCATTTTTAGGATTGCTTACCTTTGCCATTGCAACAGGATTATTTTACGGTAGATTTTCGAGACCCAGAGCTTATCTCAGATTTTCAGATATTGCTGTAATTGCTCCTTTTCAGGATGTTACAGCGTTGATGTTCAGGCTGGCTCCTTATAAGAATAATGCTTTGACAGATGCGGATGTTACACTTTCGACAGCGATTGAGATCAATGAAGAAGGAAAGGTGAAAAGTAATTTTTACCGATTGGAAACCCAATTAAGTAAAATAAACACGTTGGCTTTGAACTGGACAATAGTTCATAAAATTGATGAGAATTCTCCATTTTTCGGGTTTGCTGCAGATGATTTTAAAAATACGAATATTGAAATAATAGTTCATGTAAGAGCGTTTGATGAAGTGTTTTCAAACACTGTTGTTCAGAGGTCGTCGTATGTTTCTCGTGAAATTATTTACGGGGCAAAATTTATTTCAATGTATTATCCTGATAAAGAGAAAGATTCAACAGTGTTGGATCTTGACAAAATTAATGAATATCAGAAAGTTGAGCTTAAGACTTCTGATGCGCAAAGATCATAATGAATTTAGAATTATACAAAACACAGGCTTTACAAAAGCAGAAAGAGCATAAAAAATTCTTGGAAGGTTTAAAAAAGAAACCTCCTAAAAATCTTGATTATATTGTGCAGGGAACTCACGACGAGGTTTTTGAAAAGGTAGACTGCCTTCAATGTGCCAATTGTTGTAAAACCACCGGGCCGCTTTATACCGAAAAAGATATCGAACGCATTTCAAAACATCTGAAAATGAAACAAGCTGATTTTGAAGCTAAATTTCTTCGTGTAGATGAAGATAACGATAAAGTTCTACAAAATCTTCCGTGTTTTTTTCTGAATCAGGACAATACTTGTTCGATCTATGAAGTTCGGCCGAAAGCATGTAGAGAATATCCCCATACAGACCGAAAAAAGATTTATCAGATTAATAATTTAATGATCAAAAACACAGTGATTTGTCCGGCTGCATTTGAGTTTGTGGAAGGTATGATGAAAAATGTAAATAAATAAATTGAATCTTAAAAGCTTTTAAAGTCTTATAAAATTGAGTTAAAATTAAGAACGAATATAATTTTATTTAAATCACTCCGTTTCAGAATTAAACCAATCTCCCAATTGGTTTTACAGCAGAAGTAGTTTTTTTATATAAGTAAAAATGGAATCCTGAGACGTAACGTTTCAGGATTTTTTCTGATCAATTTCCACCATTCTGAATTCAATCATTGTTTTAATTAAATCTAACGGCAAATCTTCTTTTATAGGAAACTGAACCGCTCCTTTCGAAAACTTATATTTCCTTTCTTCGAAGTCATTTTCAAAATGTTTAATGGCTTCAGGAAGAGGATAAAAACCGATATGATTTTTATACGCGGCAAAATAGATTAACGGTTTCTCTTTGTAGCTGAATGCAGGCATTTGATAGCCGATATATTCATCAAGATCATAGTGCAGAGAATGTATAAATTCTCGCAGGTTTTCAAGTTTTTGCTGAGTCTCTTCAGGGAAAAGAAGAAAATATTCTTCAAAATTTTTAAATGTGTTTTTCATCAGATAAAAATAAAAAAAAGCATTGAACTGGACATTCAATGCTTTCACTTTCACTATTACTTTTTTCCCATTTATAAATCCCGGGACAGGCTGTAAGAAAAAAGGTCGGGAAAACTTCCCAACCTTTATATTTTTATACTACTCCCTGAGCAAGCATTGCTTCAGCTACTTTTACGAATCCGGCGATGTTAGCACCTTTCACGTAGTTTACATAGCCGTCTTCCTCTTTTCCGTAGTCTCTGCAAGCTTTATGGATTCCGATCATGATCTCTTTCAGTCTTGCGTCAACTTCTTCTGAAGTCCAGTTTAGTCTGATTGAGTTTTGAGTCATCTCCAAACCTGAAGTGGCAACACCACCTGCGTTAGAAGCTTTTCCTGGAGAGAACAATACTTTGTTTTCAAGGAAATAGTTGATGGCATCTAATGTTGAAGGCATATTGGCAGCTTCAGTTACACAAAGGCAACCATTTTCTACCAATAATTTAGCATCTTCAAGATCCAGTTCGTTCTGAGTTGCAGAAGGGATGGCAACATCGCACTTCACTTCCCAAGGACGCTTTCCTGCATAGAAAACTGCAGAAGGATATTTTTTGGCATAATCTTCGGCTCTGTTGTTACCAGAAGCTCTAAGCTCTAATAAATAATCAATTTTTTCTCCTTCAATACCGTCTTTATCATAAATATAACCGTCCGGACCTGAAAGTGTAACCACCTTACCGCCTAGCTCGTTTACTTTTTTGATAACCCCCCAAGCTACGTTTCCGAAACCTGAAACAGTTACTGTTTTATCTTTAAAAGTCTGTCCGATAGTTTTCAACATCTGCTCAGCGAAATACACAACACCGTAACCTGTTGCTTCAGGACGGATTAATGAACCTCCGTAAGCAAGACCTTTTCCGGTAAGAACACCGGTGAATTCGTTTCTTACTTTCTTGTATTGACCGAATAAATATCCGATTTCTCTTGCTCCAACACCGATGTCTCCTGCGGGAACGTCTGTTTCAGGACCGATATGTTTGCACAATTCTGTCATGAAAGCCTGGCAAAAACGCATTACTTCCATATCAGTTTTTCCTTGCGGATCAAAATCTGAACCTCCTTTACCACCTCCCATTGGAAGAGTCGTTAAAGAGTTTTTGAATACCTGCTCGAATGCTAAGAATTTAAGTACAGAAAGGTTTACGGTAGGATGGAAACGGATTCCTCCTTTGTAAGGTCCAATTGCAGAGTTCATTTGAATTCTGAAACCTCTGTTTACCTG from Chryseobacterium indoltheticum encodes the following:
- a CDS encoding ion channel, whose product is MAKGFRKKIRQENTENSGFGSLASGRFINKDGLPNVRRRGINVFNRLSWYHTMLNLSSFRFITYLVVMYILINLVFAFIYYLIGVEHLTGIDKSNPLDEFIDVFFFSSQTFTTVGYGRIAPVGFMASLVATFEAFLGLLTFAIATGLFYGRFSRPRAYLRFSDIAVIAPFQDVTALMFRLAPYKNNALTDADVTLSTAIEINEEGKVKSNFYRLETQLSKINTLALNWTIVHKIDENSPFFGFAADDFKNTNIEIIVHVRAFDEVFSNTVVQRSSYVSREIIYGAKFISMYYPDKEKDSTVLDLDKINEYQKVELKTSDAQRS
- a CDS encoding group III truncated hemoglobin, with translation MKKLESREDIELLVNSFYNKVVKDETIGFFFKDVIKVDWDKHLPKMYSFWESILFGQMSYKGNPMAVHFPINQMEAMEKKHFEKWLALWKQTIEENFTGQNASMAITKSENIANLMAYKMEMARKL
- a CDS encoding YkgJ family cysteine cluster protein — protein: MNLELYKTQALQKQKEHKKFLEGLKKKPPKNLDYIVQGTHDEVFEKVDCLQCANCCKTTGPLYTEKDIERISKHLKMKQADFEAKFLRVDEDNDKVLQNLPCFFLNQDNTCSIYEVRPKACREYPHTDRKKIYQINNLMIKNTVICPAAFEFVEGMMKNVNK
- a CDS encoding iron chaperone; protein product: MKNTFKNFEEYFLLFPEETQQKLENLREFIHSLHYDLDEYIGYQMPAFSYKEKPLIYFAAYKNHIGFYPLPEAIKHFENDFEERKYKFSKGAVQFPIKEDLPLDLIKTMIEFRMVEIDQKKS
- the gdhA gene encoding NADP-specific glutamate dehydrogenase codes for the protein MEQYNIDQKVQEFIAKIEAKNPNEPEFLQAVKEVAVTVIPFILTRKEYTGMKLLERMAEAERIIIFRVPWVDDKGEIQVNRGFRIQMNSAIGPYKGGIRFHPTVNLSVLKFLAFEQVFKNSLTTLPMGGGKGGSDFDPQGKTDMEVMRFCQAFMTELCKHIGPETDVPAGDIGVGAREIGYLFGQYKKVRNEFTGVLTGKGLAYGGSLIRPEATGYGVVYFAEQMLKTIGQTFKDKTVTVSGFGNVAWGVIKKVNELGGKVVTLSGPDGYIYDKDGIEGEKIDYLLELRASGNNRAEDYAKKYPSAVFYAGKRPWEVKCDVAIPSATQNELDLEDAKLLVENGCLCVTEAANMPSTLDAINYFLENKVLFSPGKASNAGGVATSGLEMTQNSIRLNWTSEEVDARLKEIMIGIHKACRDYGKEEDGYVNYVKGANIAGFVKVAEAMLAQGVV